The Trichosurus vulpecula isolate mTriVul1 chromosome 3, mTriVul1.pri, whole genome shotgun sequence genome includes a window with the following:
- the LOC118844250 gene encoding transforming protein RhoA-like isoform X3, translating to MAATRKKFVIVSDGACGKRCLLIVFSKVQFSEVFVPVLFGNYAADIEVDGKHKPVKPEEGRDVANQIGAFGYMECSAKTKDGVKEVFDMATRAAWHGRLGKKKSRCLVL from the exons ATGGCCGCCACTAGAAAAAAGTTTGTTATAGTGAGTGATGGTGCATGTGGGAagagatgcttgttgattgtatTTAGCAAAGTCCAGTTCTCTGAAGTTTTTGTGCCCGTGTTGTTTGGAAATTATGCGGCAGATATTGAAGTGGATGGAAAACAC AAGCCAGTGAAACCTGAAGAAGGCAGAGATGTGGCAAATCAGATTGGTGCGTTTGGTTATATGGAGTGCTCAGCAAAGACCAAAGACGGTGTGAAGGAGGTCTTTGATATGGCCACAAGAGCAGCTTGGCATGGCAGACTTGGAAAGAAAAAATCCAGGTGCCTTGTCTTGTAA